From one Sesamum indicum cultivar Zhongzhi No. 13 linkage group LG13, S_indicum_v1.0, whole genome shotgun sequence genomic stretch:
- the LOC105176398 gene encoding uncharacterized protein LOC105176398 has protein sequence MVTQIRQPGQDHTRPDTRRFLTAAEYFLRNRSFSDCRKYALLARDSDPTHPGPIRILSIASVLSAPGISSTEHDHYGVLNVARFECDAVRIESSFRSLTAILNPNANPYPHASEAFGVVMKARNVLSNPIDKARFDDELRRYVGSCAPGSDGGTFWTMCPYCYYVYEYDKVFEDCCLRCVNEGCRRVLHAVAIGVPPPPEVVEKGHYRCAGFMPFVISDRKRQEIGDNLWVPFAAPLQSASKGCDHNFDCNSEVLVIDISDDEMATTEDAKTVEEMGYQGHSKGKTKKIESKICNTETSNASSAKDVMMRREKCVRLDSKKMMGKGIRINSNKAYSTCSIGRPTRSNSDDNPLEPGFGGEMSNDVESGVECFEGDDDVLVGLLFNFDSVNEVL, from the coding sequence ATGGTTACTCAGATCCGGCAACCGGGTCAAGACCATACCCGACCTGATACCCGACGGTTCCTTACCGCCGCCGAGTACTTCCTTCGCAACCGTAGCTTCTCCGACTGCCGCAAGTACGCACTCCTGGCCAGGGATTCTGACCCTACCCATCCTGGTCCTATCCGAATCCTCTCCATAGCCTCCGTCCTCTCCGCCCCGGGCATCTCCTCGACCGAACATGATCATTATGGCGTCCTTAATGTTGCACGTTTCGAATGCGATGCTGTGCGAATTGAGTCCAGCTTCAGAAGCCTGACTGCTATTTTGAACCCGAATGCGAACCCGTACCCGCATGCGTCCGAGGCGTTTGGTGTAGTGATGAAAGCGCGGAATGTGTTGTCGAACCCTATTGATAAGGCGAGGTTTGATGATGAGTTGCGGAGGTATGTGGGGAGTTGTGCGCCTGGTAGTGATGGTGGTACTTTTTGGACGATGTGCCCTTATTGCTATTATGTATACGAGTATGACAAGGTTTTTGAGGACTGCTGTTTGAGGTGTGTGAATGAGGGATGCAGAAGAGTGTTGCACGCGGTGGCGATTGGAGTCCCGCCGCCGCCGGAGGTGGTGGAGAAAGGGCATTACCGGTGTGCAGGGTTTATGCCATTTGTGATTTCTGATCGCAAGCGACAGGAAATTGGAGATAATTTGTGGGTCCCATTTGCGGCCCCACTACAGTCCGCAAGTAAAGGGTGTGATCACAATTTTGATTGCAATAGTGAAGTACTTGTGATTGATATTTCTGATGATGAAATGGCGACCACTGAAGATGCTAAAACAGTTGAAGAAATGGGATATCAGGGTCACAGTAAGGGTAAAACGAAGAAAATTGAAAGCAAAATTTGTAATACTGAAACGAGCAATGCCAGTAGTGCGAAGGACGTGATGATGAGGAGGGAAAAATGCGTGCGGTTGGATTCGAAGAAGATGATGGGGAAAGGGATCAGGATCAATAGCAACAAGGCTTATTCGACATGCAGTATTGGCCGACCAACGCGTTCAAATTCGGATGACAATCCTTTGGAGCCTGGATTTGGTGGCGAAATGAGTAATGATGTTGAGAGTGGAGTGGAGTGCTTTGAGGGGGATGATGATGTATTGGTTGGTTTACTGTTTAATTTTGATTCGGTGAATGAAGTCTTGTGA